CGTCAATGTACAATGTACAATTTAGAATGTAGAATGAAAGCAGGAGAGGAAGGAATATTTTTGGTTTCATAATTGCACCTCAAAGTAATAAAAATTTACAGGAAGAATTTAGGAATAAGATTCGTTAAATGCATTAATCATAAAAATTTTATTAGAGGTATTTCAATTTTATATCACCAACCAAAACATTTATTTCATAAAATAAAAAGGCAGCCAAATTTGACTGCCTTTAATTTAATTATAATTTATTGTTGCTTTTTTACTTATCATATTTTAGAAATCACTTCAATAAAATCATTTTACGTACTTGATTAAAGTCACCGGCAGATAGACTGTAAAAATAAATTCCGGTAGAAATACCTGAAGCATCAAATGAAACTGAATATTTACCAGCAGTTTTCACATCATTCACCAACGTTTTAATTTCTTCACCAAGAATGTTAAAGATTTTCAGAATTACATTGCTTTCTTTAGGAATTGAAAATGAAATTATAGTTGATGGATTAAACGGATTTGGGTAGTTCTGACTTAACTCAAATCTTTCCGGTACAGTATTATTTTGGTTTTCAACCGCAACGGGGATGTAGCCAGAAAAGTCATCATCACTGCGGGGGTCAAGTTTGTAATTTCCAAAAGTATAAAGAAGTATTCCGCTTAAACTTTCAAACTGATCGCCAACAAGCAAGCGAACGGGTTGATCAACTAAACTTGAATCGTAAAAATTATGATAAGATAATTGTGAATCATCAAGATTTACACGGGTATTTATTCCACTTGCGTCTGCAATAAATATTTCACCAAAATTGCTGCTGCCGTTTCCAGTTGGGCCAGGATCACCTTCGGCATTTTCATCAGTAATAGTAATGTTGGAGTACTTAACAAGTACACCCTCCCATTGCTCCGCCGAGATTGTTCCCGAACCAAATGTACCAGTTTCAGAAGTTGAAATCTCACTTGCATCAGGAAGTGCATTTCCGGTTGAAATTAAATTAAATTGTGAAGGATCATCAATCCCGGATATTTGAGTCATACTAAATGACTCGCCAACTGTGCCTGTAACTTCGACTAAATCCCCCTTCCTTAATACAAGAGTCTCTGTTCCATTTACTCTAATTCCACTCCAGGGACCATTTCCATTTTGAATAAAAATATAGCTCGCAAAATCTGTTGTATCACAAGTTACAATTCCATTCACTGTAACTTCAAATCCATTATAAGCACTGAAGCCGCTTCCATAAGGGCTGAACTGAACATGCTGAATAGTTATTAGATGATCAAGCACAAAATAAAAATATCTATTGCTCGAAGTATCGGAAGGGTTTTGCGATTCATTATTTTCATTATCAATCGCCCAAATAAAATAGTCAATAATTGATGAATCGCTTTGAGCGGGGATAACTGCTGTAAAAGTGGAGTCACTAATATTTGTCATATCAACTTCCTGAACTGCACTGCTGTTCACTCTATATTTTAATTTTGCTGATATAACTGTGCCGTCAACATCGCGAATAAAGGATGTGACAGTAACAGGCTGCCCATAGCCAACTTCAACAATATCCCTTGTAATATTCGAGATTACAGGAGGGAAAGTTCCAACTTCAATATCGTCAGGATAAGCTGGATTGATAGTAATTCCGCCGGAGCCTGCGCTGCGTGTTTCAATATAACCGCGAATGTAATTTAGTATTGATCCGTCGGTAGGGGGAACAAATCCGGATACAGGAGAATAAAAATAATCTGATTTAGTTCCCATTGATAGCTTTGTTCCATTACCATCTTGTATTCTGAAACTTCCAGTCCCGGAATTTCTATCAAATGTAGAAACATTTCGAATGATAACATAAACCCCCTCCCATTTTTCAGAAATAGCTAAGTTATCATCAGTGCCTGTTACCTTTAATGAATCTAATGTCAATTCTACAGCTTGAGGTCGTTCTTGAATTCCTAGTACATCATCAGCAGAAAAATTTATTACATTAAATTGTGTTGTCTTTTGCGTTGAAGTGCTGTATTCATTAACCACACCTGTAACTTTAACAACAAATCCTGAATCAAGATCGCTGAATGGAGGTCCGAGTGATGGATCCTGACGCAACAAAATTCCGGACCAATCTGTCAGACTTGTATCCTGCAAATAAAATCCTGCTGCTCCAGTGCCGACAAACATGATCACACTATCAGGGCTAAAAAATCTACTTTTGTATGGCGCACACATCACAACACCGGTTACTGTTACCGTATCACCTTCGTAAGGTGAGACCTGATCATCGGTAAAATAATTAATTAAGGTTGTAGGATCCTGGTATTGAATATCACGAATAGAAATTTCCGGATATTGCGCAAAAGAGACTGATGTAAACAAACCGATCAGAATTACCAAGTAAATTATTTTCATTTTTATTACTCCTATTTTATTTAACAATTAAAAATTTTCCTGTTTGAATATTTCCAGTGGAATTATTTTTCACTGAAAAAAGATAAAGCCCGGTTGCAATTGCCTGGTCGTTTTCACTGATTAAATCCCACGCATGTTCTCCCCCTGCCATAATCTGTTTGTCATCACTTGCATAAGTCTCAAACCATCGTAAATCAGAGCCGTTGCTTTGTTGATCGTGATAAATTCTTTTAACAACATCACCTGCAAGGGTGTAAATAGTAATTTCACACTCAGCAGGTAAATTAAAGAAATAAATTTTTCTTAACCTTTCAGAACTTCCATCCCAGATAGCATTTCCGTAGTATGGATTGGGATAGACTCCAACTTCAAGATTTGCATCAGTAGAAGCCAGCGTGCCGGGAATAATTCTTTGCAATGAAGCAAGCGAACTTGATTCCAAACTTTCAAGATTATTTTCCGAATCACCTTCATCAAATGCTGAAACAGCAAATAAATACTGCCAGCCATTAAGTAAATTCGCAAATTCAAATTTGTAAAAATACTTTGTGGTGTCGCCTGAAAAAGTAACAGGTTCATCAAGCATAATAAATTGGAATCCAGTGTTGAAACCTATATCATTATCAGTACTGTCAAACTCACCTGCAAGTGAAAGCGATGAAAGAATATCACTCTGAAGATTCAAATCGAATCCACTTTGTGTGCGATAAATTCTGTAGCCCTCGAAATCTTTTTTACCGGAAATAGGATCAATAGATGTTTCAGCACTTTTATCCCAATACAGAATTGCAGAGTTACTCGTCGGAACAACTTTAACTTTAGGAACGACGGGGGGTGAAGGAAGAACAAACCTTGTAATAATCCCATCGGCATTTAAATCCTCACCGGCATCAAGAATATTGTTTCTATTTCTATCTTCGCCAAAATATGCTCTTAAAGCCCAGTCGGCATTTGAGAATAAATTTTTCTTTTGCTCTTCCGTGTCAAGTGAAGCAGCATCGTCTCCAAATTTTTTAGCGCAGAGAATTGCAAACACAACATTGATAGAATCACCCGGAGCGATTGACTGGAAAGCACCTTTTGAGATAAGCATTGATCTATTGGAAGGAAGTTTCAAATCATTCGGATTTATTCCGTCGTTGTACCTGTTGCTTCCGCCAAAATATCCACGAAGTTTTTTATCATACCTTTGAAAGTCATCTTGCGGCGCAAAGAAATTTGGGTCATCAGTATTTCTGAATTGCCAGCTCACAAAGTTTACAGTTGATAATGTATCCGAGCCATTAAAAATAAAATCATTTCCGGCAGGAGTTGAACCGAGGTATTGAATTCCAATATAGCTGTCCGTAAAACCAATGTCACCTGTAGCATCAAATTCATAAGCGATTTTTAATGAGTCGTTGTAACCGTTTCCTCCTTTATTAAAAAATGCAGAGCCGCGAGGCGAACTGATATTTGTATTGCGAACAACTGCATCAGTCCATAAACCTACATAAACACTATCAATAAATTTAGCAGTCACATTTTTAATTGTATAATTCATTATAACAAAAAAATCAGCGAATGGAAAATTCCAAGCATAACTTTCTTGGTGAACTTTTACTCCAAGCGGAGTATGATCAATAATCAATTCACCGTTTGAAAGAGTTTCGTTTGTATCTACAAAGTCCATCACAAAATCCTGATGCGAAATTGCAAAAGGATCGAAAAATCTTGAGTCAAGCAGAGTTGATCTTTCGAGAACTAAAATGCCTGGATCATTAGTAAATTCAAACCCACCACCCCGAGCTGAAACAGATGCTGCATCCACTGCGCCTGTTGTAACAAATGGTCCTACTCTTCCATTGCTAAGTGAATCATTACTGATAAAACCGCCAATCCAGAGACCTCCGTCAAAGATATGTTCTATGCCGCTGCCTGAAGGATACTCGCACGAAGGCTGCTGAGGCCAGAGTGAGAAACCGTGTCCGTAAGTTCCAAAATTTGTAACAGTTAGTCCAATATTTCCAACATTTGTGAATTTGGAATTATCATCATCGGTTATTTTAACTAAAAAATTATTTTGATCCTGGCTTTGTAATTTAGAAGTGATAAGAATCAGAGAAAGGAATATTACTGTGGATAACTTCATTCTTTAAATATTGAATTCAATTAAAATAATTACTCATAAATATTTCATTTGTAAAATACGATTTTCTTTAGCTATGCATAAAATAGTTTTGTTATTTTATTATTAATAAAACGCCTGCTGATTATTTTTAATATGAATTAAAATTTTAGAATTCATCGCGGGCATGCTTATCAGCATGATAGGAACTTCGAACCAAAGGAGCTGATTCGACAGCCTTAAATCCTAATTTGAATC
Above is a window of Ignavibacteriales bacterium DNA encoding:
- a CDS encoding T9SS type A sorting domain-containing protein — encoded protein: MKIIYLVILIGLFTSVSFAQYPEISIRDIQYQDPTTLINYFTDDQVSPYEGDTVTVTGVVMCAPYKSRFFSPDSVIMFVGTGAAGFYLQDTSLTDWSGILLRQDPSLGPPFSDLDSGFVVKVTGVVNEYSTSTQKTTQFNVINFSADDVLGIQERPQAVELTLDSLKVTGTDDNLAISEKWEGVYVIIRNVSTFDRNSGTGSFRIQDGNGTKLSMGTKSDYFYSPVSGFVPPTDGSILNYIRGYIETRSAGSGGITINPAYPDDIEVGTFPPVISNITRDIVEVGYGQPVTVTSFIRDVDGTVISAKLKYRVNSSAVQEVDMTNISDSTFTAVIPAQSDSSIIDYFIWAIDNENNESQNPSDTSSNRYFYFVLDHLITIQHVQFSPYGSGFSAYNGFEVTVNGIVTCDTTDFASYIFIQNGNGPWSGIRVNGTETLVLRKGDLVEVTGTVGESFSMTQISGIDDPSQFNLISTGNALPDASEISTSETGTFGSGTISAEQWEGVLVKYSNITITDENAEGDPGPTGNGSSNFGEIFIADASGINTRVNLDDSQLSYHNFYDSSLVDQPVRLLVGDQFESLSGILLYTFGNYKLDPRSDDDFSGYIPVAVENQNNTVPERFELSQNYPNPFNPSTIISFSIPKESNVILKIFNILGEEIKTLVNDVKTAGKYSVSFDASGISTGIYFYSLSAGDFNQVRKMILLK